From the genome of Candidatus Bathyarchaeota archaeon, one region includes:
- a CDS encoding nucleotidyltransferase domain-containing protein produces the protein MSRIEKYYKARYEKFKILLKWRSLLPKLLNAVKKVIPDAEVYIFGSALKNKLTANSDIDVLIVSDKASGFQRHKLAVAIEENLSNPFIFELHLIPKEKLSWYKVHAKELTPIELILK, from the coding sequence ATGTCAAGAATAGAGAAATATTATAAAGCTAGGTATGAAAAATTCAAAATTCTTTTAAAATGGAGAAGCTTGTTGCCTAAGCTTTTAAACGCTGTAAAAAAAGTTATACCTGATGCAGAAGTATACATTTTTGGCAGCGCTTTAAAAAACAAGCTTACAGCTAACAGTGACATCGACGTACTAATAGTATCTGATAAAGCTTCAGGCTTTCAACGCCATAAATTAGCTGTAGCCATAGAAGAAAATTTAAGCAACCCATTTATATTTGAATTGCATTTAATTCCAAAGGAAAAGCTAAGCTGGTATAAAGTTCATGCAAAAGAATTAACTCCAATAGAGCTTATCTTAAAGTAA